The genomic region TTTTTGAGCATCTGGGGGAAGACGAACGACCGCATCCGGTTGGGTTTTTTAAACCGTGGAAGACCAGACCGCTTCAATCGCCAGGACTCCCAGGAGGCTTCCAGTTTTTGGAGAACCTGTTGAAGTACCTGAGCGTTAACAGTCTTTAATCGGGGGTATTTCGACTTCGCCACCGTTAGCCGCTTGGACTGAACGTGATAGCTGGGAAATGGCTCGTCCGCTGGCAAGATAAACTCCTGCCGGATCGAACAGGCATTTACTGGGGACTTGCGGGAACTCAGCCAATCCTTACGTTCCCGCAGGGCAAAGTTCCAGACATCGCGACACACATCTAAAATGTGTTCGATCTCACAAACCTGCTCCGCCGTTGGTTCTAGCTTGAATTCCCAGGTCATGTTCAGCATGAAACTATCTTAGCTTAGAAAATAAATATTTGTTCCCTAGGCTTAAGCGAACAACTCCCTCCCGTCGCTTCACCACCCCCCAAGCCTTCGGCTATGGGCGGAGTACTGCGACGGATCTTGATAGGCGATCGCGCTGATATTTCACGCTCAACCGCTCGTCTACTTTCCCCAAAAACGCATCTTCTTGGGTAATATATACCGTTCCCATTTTGGGTTCCTCTTATATATAATGTGTTGATTTGAGGGAGAAAGAAGGGAGATAAGGAGATGAGGAGAGATTGCGAACTTTCCTCCTCTGGCGACCTTCTCTTCACCCTATCTCTTGATATCGCTCGACTTTCGACGCGGCTTGAGGCAAACAGCCGCCGTACAAACTGCACCCGCGACAGCTGGTCGTATAGTATAGGGCTGGGGGCATTTCTCCGGTTTGCAACATCTGACGAACGGACTCGATGGTGGCGATGGTTTCTCGACGCAATTTGTCATCGAGGACGATGTCCTGTCGTTGGTGAGATTGCAAGGAATAAACGTAACCTGTGGGAATCGAACGGCCCGTTAATTCTTCTAAACATAACGCCTGGCCGCAGACTTGTAAGGCGTCGTTTTCCCAGGGATTTTTCCGCCCTCGTTTGTATTCTACGGGGTAGATTTCTCCGGCTTTGGATTCGACGAGATCGGCTTTTCCGACTAAGCCGTATTTTTGCGATTTGAGCCAGATCGATCGCACTTGCCAGGTGTCTTCGCGAAATCCTTCTCCGAGGGTATGGACGCGATCGTGTAGCGTACTTCCTTCAACGGTGTAAGCGTTTTCAACAAACTCTCCCGCACAAAACATTCGCCAACACCGATGAGGACAGTAAGTGAAATGGTTCAGCGAGGCGATCGCCACTTCTGTTAACATTTCTGTCATGGTTCGTTCTCCTATTTTTTAGGGATTATCGATCCATTTTTCGCGCCATTCCCATCCCCATCGTGGTTTTCCGTCCGATACCTGAATATAAGGCGTAGTCTGCCAAGGTATTCAAGGTTTGAATTGTGGCGGTAGAGACATCGCCTAAAATGCGGTAGTCGATACTTCCTACGGCTCCAATAAATTTGCCCGACTTCCCTTTTTTACGAAATTCAAATTCGGCGATTTCTGTGTTAAGCTTAAAGAAGCATGGAAAAATGGATTCTGTTGAAAATTCGGGCAGTTCGATAGTGCTGTATTTCTTCCAAGAATTCAACAAGCTTTTAAAAACAGATTCCGGAGAGGGAAGAGCGGTATCGTATTTTTGCTGTCGAAAGGCTACGGGTGTGGAAAACTGAAACGATATTCGACGGTTGCGATCGGACGCGTTTTCGTAAAGTTCGGCATAAGATGCTGCGTTCGCCCAAGGTTGCGTTGATTGTGGAGTTCCGAGAATACTGGTAACGTGCAAATTGGCTGCGCCTAAATGCCAAGGTTGTCCTGAATTTAAGTTCAACCAAAGATGGCTGAGTTTTCTGAAAAGGCTGTCGTCGAGGAGAGAAACACGCCACCAACAGGGGGTTTCGGGTTGGATGGGATAGCGATGTTGGAATTGCAAAATCGGGGGAACGGAGGCGCGTTGGTTTCGGCGAGGATGGCGCACTACTTGCAACGGTGAAAGGGCGAAGGCTTTTTCGGTTTTGGTTTCGTGGAGGTGAGTCGCCAGTTGCGAGTCTACGGCGTTGACGGCGGTGAGAAATAGGGCGTGAAGATGTCTTCCGGTGGCGTATTCGGGATAGATGGGGTTTTCGGGAAGGAAGTTGAAAACAAGACTGTGAGGCATGGTTTAAACGCACCAAAATTCTTCGTTGTCGGGACATTTTAAGGCAAATCCTGCGGTTGCGATCGCTAAAATTCCTGAAAGACTCGGAAAGAAAGTATATTTTTCTTCTCGCCCAAAATTGTCGCAGACTGTGATGGGATAACAGTCTAATCCTTGTTTTTTGAGTTTAAAAATTGCCCAGCGATTATTTAGATGTTCTTTAACGATGACACCGGGTAAGAGGGGTGGGGTGAGTTCGGCAATGATTGCAGTCGATCGCATCATTTCACCAATACCTCGCTGGATTTGACAGTTTTGAAAAGCATAGAGTTTCGACAGTTGAGTGTTGGCAAATTCATCGAGATCGATATTGAGATTGGTAAGATTCAGAGAAAAACTTAGATTGTAGGGCTGTTTGGCGCGTTCGGTGACGAGAATGCGATCGCCGTCGGAAACAAATTCGTAAAATCGCAATAGATGCAGAGGATCGAGATTCGTTTCGCCACAATTATCGAGAAGAAATCCTTTTGGATCTTCAATTTTGACGTTTTCAAATAAGCTATCACGGAAGCGAAATAAGGGAGCGTAGCTGATTTGTAAAATCCTGGCATAGTGTTTGAGTTTTTCGGTGTAATATCGCTGGCTTAAAATCTCTTGTTCTAGTTGTTCGATCGCAACTCGTCCAGATTTCACATCTTCCCAGTCTTCAGAACAATAAGCCTTGAGGAAACTCTTGACGCAATTTTGACCGCCTTTGATATACTTCCAATCTTTTGGGATTTTCTCAATTTTGGTTTTGGCAATGTTTTCTGCTCCTTGTAAAATCTTCATTCGTTGTCGATACTCTTTCCAAGGTCGGTTTCCACCGAGTACACTTTGCAAGGTTTGATAGAGTTGAGAAATGAGGTGTTCTCCTGGGGTATTGATGAGACTGGTTTCGAGTTCTAGTAACGGACGAGCAATTTCTAAAAAGGCTTCGGAACGCCAGTAAATATTGAGAAAGGGTCGTTGCATACACTCCAAGCTTTCCAGGGTTTTTTGGAGTGCTTCTCGTCCGCCAGAACCGTCGAGATTTTGCAGTCCTTGTTGCCAAACTTCTTGGGGTAAATAGACGATCGCATGAGAAGAAATATCGGTTTTAACTTTCCCTAAAACCCGTCCCACTCGTCCGATTCGCTGCCAAAATGAGAAGCGATCGCGCGAGGAGAAAATTAACCAGTCGAGGTTTTGGCGATCGCGTTCGATTTCACGCTCGAAGTTGAATCCGACATCAACGGTACTGGTGGCGAGAATGACTTGTTTTTGAGCCGCTTTGGGACGGTCTTCTTTTGGTGTATCTCCGGTAATGCGTCCGCAATAATGTTCGTAACCGCGATCGCGCAATTCTGTTGAAATGGCATTGAGGGTATCTTTGGAGTCCAAAATCACTGCGCCGTTGTCGTCGGGTCGATTTTGAATGCGATCGCAAACTTCTCCGACGATTTCTCGAATAATTTCGTCTTTTTCGGGATACGATCGCACTTCGAGATTGACTGCAGTTTGCGAGGGAATGAGATGTCCAGTTTTCCCATTCCCGTCAATTAGAGCGACCCGAACGCCGTCTGTTTCTAGCGTTTTTAAGGCTTCTTCACAAGCGGGTTCGGGAGTGGCTGTGAGCAAGACGACTTTACGGTTATTTTGGAAATAGCCAAAAACGTGAGAAACGGCTAAATAAAATAACAAACTCACCAATTGTTTGGCATCGTACAGATGAAACTCATCGAAAATGACGGTCGCGAAACTTTTGTAAAAAATGCTAGCGATGTTGGAGCGATCGCGCCGATTGTATTGAAAAAAAGCAGCGTAGTAAAAAATATCGGGATTCGTCACCAGTAAAACAGGACGACCGCCGCCACATTCAGGAAATAGCGTTGAAGGATCTTGCAGAACGTTGTAGATTTTTTCACCCGCACGCCGTCCGACGCGATCGTTTGGCCAAGAATTCACGTGCTTGGCTGAAGCCGCTTTCACAACGTGGGGTAAACCTGCTGCTTTGACAAATTTTTCGGCGGCGATCGTTTGTTGTTCGACGAGGGCATTCGTAGGAGCAACGTAAACCACATTTCGCGTCGGATTTTCCAAAACCACACTGAATCCGGCTTTCGTTTTTCCCGTTCCGGTTGCAGAGAGGTCGAGAATTAAATCGTGGTCTTTGGCTGCGTTATAAACATCCACTTGATGCTGTAAAGCCTTGCCTCCAAAGACTTTTTTGAGAGCGTCGGGTAAATCGGTTTCAGTACAAGCGGCAATTTGGGCGGGTTCGAGGGTGATGTGGAGATTATTCACGGGAGTTTCCTCCTAAAAATTCTAGATTTGCAGGAATTAGGAAGTTTCCAATTTGCCATGCTTCACCATGAAATTGAAGGTTTTTCAACAGAGAGGCTGGCGGAATGGCAATTAAATCGAACGCGAACGGTTCGAGGTCGGGTGGCAAATCGGCTGAGTTGAGATAGGTGTTGCAACGATAGGTATCGGCGGGCAATTGTCGAACGGGTAATGCTTCCCCCACGTCAACGCGCACTTTGCTCGTAAATTTGCCCACGCGGATGTATTCAGGAAGTTCGCCTTCGCCAAAAACGAGGGTTTGAAAGCGATTTCCGCGATCGATAATTCGCAATCGTCCGGTTTGGGGAAAGTTACTCGGACGGTAAGTGTTGGGTTTTTTTCCAGTTCGTTTGAGCGGTAAATCTTCCCTGGCGGTGGCGACGCGATTGTTCGTCATGGCGTACCAGTAGGCATCGGAGAGGGCGTTAAACCGCTCAAAACGATAGGAGGGACTGTTTTCAACTGGCCAGGCGGGGAGAATGTAATGTTGTCCCGCAAGCGGCGTGAGGTCTTCTCGATACCGAGGTCGTCCGGTGTCTTTCCCCGTCAGGCGATAGGGCGCCCTCGCCCAACCGAGGGCGTAGGCGAGGGCGTAGTTTCCGATCGCTCCTTCGGTATAGTAGGTGTCGGAGAGTTCTCGGGAGGCGAAAAACACCGGTTCAGCACACCACAATTCGACGAGGCGGGCGGTGGTAAAGGTCGGGGAATCGCTTAGGTTGAGTTCTGATTGTGGCATGAGGTGTTCCTCTTATTTGTTTTTGCGCCCTTTCTTGGTCGATTGTTGTTTGATTTGGCGATAGGGTTGATAGGATTCGTCCAATCGTTTGAGAAAGGTTTCTTGTTCGTCGAGCGACCAATGGCGATCGATATCCTCGATGAGTGCGTCGAGTTCTTCGGATGACAGTTGCATGGAAATCCCCCGTTTGTTCGTCCAAGTGTTGATGACAGATTGGGTGGCTTCGATGAGAGCGTTTGTGTTTAAGGGATGTTCGAGGGCGACGTTTTCGGCAATGAGGCGATCGTAAACGCCTTGCACGAGTTCGAGGGAACTGGGCAGTTCGGAAATGCCGCCAAATACGCCGAGAATTTGGTTTTCCATGCGTCCGACTCGGCTGGAAACGGCGCCGTAACGAGTGGTGAGAAGTAGGTTGCCCAAGGCGTAGCGTAATTCGTCGGCGGTGACGTCTTTTAAGGTGGCGATATCGAGAAAGTGAACGCCGGGTTTGATGTATTCGCTGGTTTTGAGAGCGGTGGAGGCGTTGCCTTTTTCGTCCCGCATGGTTCCGGTTTCAAATACAGCGTTGATGGTGCGATCGCCAATGAGTTCAGTTGAGGGCAATACGCTAAATGCATCTTCTGTCCAAATGCGGCTTTTTTGTGCGCCTTCTCCACCCGCTGCAAATCCGTAAAGGAAACAATCGACGCACATTTCACAAGGCGCGTTGGTGTTGAGGGAGCAAGGTGAATCGCTTTTTGGGGCAGTATAAAGCAACTCGTGATTTCGTAAAAATTCCCGTCCCCGCCGCCGTTCGGGGGCGACTTGTTTGCGTTTGGTCATGACTAAACGCAGAATCGATTCGGTGTTTTGAACTCCGGCTTGTACGGATTCGCGACACATGGGTTCGCCCGTTCCTTCGGTTCGGAAAATGGTTTCTGATTGGGTCGTCCGAAGTACGACTACGCCAATAGTTCGACCTTTGGGAAAGTTTTCGTAGTTGGGGGCGAGGAAGGATTGTAATTTCTCGATCGACATTTTCAATTTCTCCGGTATTTTTCGGTGGTGGGTTAAATGAATTCGCGAATTTTAAAGACTATTTCGCTTCAGGTTGAACCTCGGAAGATTCCTCGTTTTTTGCTTTAAGCTCTTGACGAGCTTCCTGCAAGAAAAAGAGATAGGCGGCTTCGAGGGTTTTGCTGTCGGTCAGCAGACGTTCGGGACGAGAGTTATACACTTCTTCAAACAGCTTTTTTAAAACCTCGTAAAACTGTTTGACCTGTTCGTATTTGGTCGCGCCTACCCCATGCTCTCGAATGCGATCGAGCCGGGTGTGATATTGCTGAACCAGTGCAGCAAAGACGGTATCCCAGTCCATGTGTGATTTTTTCGATCGCACCGCTTTAATAAATTCAGAAAACGGTTCGGATTGAGCAGTTCGACGAAACGAACTTCCGCGAAGTTTTCCGGTTTCGGCAATTTTTGCCGCTTGTTTGAGATAATCGGAAATCCGAGTATGTTCGTCTGACATAAGATTCTCCAGTAATTGATGTAATGGCTCTCGAATACGTCGCCAAACGGCTTCTAAATTCGGGTCGTCCTGCTCTCGTAAAACCCAACGCAGTAGAACGTAATACAGATTGAGGGGGCGAGTGGTAGCACGGGCTAAATCGTAAAGACAATCATCTTTTTTCTGAAGACTAGCAACAGAAATCGCTAGTTCTCCCACGCAACGCAACCGCTCTAAAACATCCTCGGCGGTGAGTGTTTTTTGACGCTCTTTTTCGGCAAGATGACCGTCTCGAAGATATTGACCGCTTCCCAGCAATGGCTGTAAGGAAGAGGGAATTCCTTCGACTTGTCCGAAATCGTTCCAAGTGGGTTTAATTTCTAAGTTGGAACTGAGAATAAAGGGAAATCCCATCTCGAACGATAAACTGAGTTCTAATGCCAGTCGTAAAGACTTGAGTAGAGCCACTGAATTATTGACATCTCCCCAAAGAACGGGAATTGTAACGGTGGAATTGACGAAATCCGGACGTTTGGGAAAGGCAAAGCCGACCACTTTATTAGCTTTAAAGATCGTCTCGTTTTTGCGATACAGTTCCAGTTCGTCAACTGTTACCGTTCCATCTTCGTTGATTTGGGCAGTCTTTTTCAGGAACTCTCGCCAAATTCGCCGCAGTTCCACATTAGAACCCGAGGGAAGTGCAAAGTGTAAATAAACAGGTTCTTGTTTGACGCTTTTAGGGAAATTTGCACCCACTGCCATTAACTGATAAGCTAAGGCTGAAAGGGTATCGCCTCGCCGTTTGGGTTCTGCACTCATTCCGCCCGGAAGACGATTGGAAAATGCCTGAACTTTGGTTTCGGGCGGCATTTTGCTCGAAATCAGTTCTTCAATCTGATTGGATGTGGTTCCTAGCGAACATCGCTTGCGAGGATTAGCATCAATGTATGCAGTTAATTCCTGAATCCCTGGTAATGGTTTGGTTGTGGGAAAATTGAGCAGTTGTCGAACGGCGTCGATGAGTTCTTGTGAGGCTTCTACTTCGTCAGTTGTACGAAGTTGGAAGGACTCTTTTAATGCTTCGTAGATGGTGGGCAATCCTCCTGAAACGACTTTGGCGGCGAACAAACCCCGTCCGTATTGGGGGTTAAAGGGTTCGAGAGCGGTTCGCTGTTCGGGAGAAATTCCAACTTGTTCGGCGATGCGATTCCATGCTTCTTTGGGGTTGATTTCTGCTTCTCGATAGCTGAGATAGAGAGATTTTAAGCCTTCGGAGATGGCAAATTCTTCGGCATTGGAAACGGGTTGCAATCCGAGTTGTGCGGCGGCGGTGAGGGCATCTTCTCCGGCGTCGTTACCGTATTTTTCGATGGTTTCGCGAACTTTGTCGGCTTTGTAACTGCTGGCTTTTTTGACGAGTAGTTCGTCAACGGCATCGAGAGCCGCATCGGGGTTTTGTTGGACGGCTTGCGTGTCGATTTTAATGCCATCTTTGCTGGGTTTGACTAGCTGTTTGACGTTAGAACCGAAGGTACGATCGATCTGTTTTTGCCAGTGTCGAGCGATGTCAGGGGCGATGTCTGCTTCGGGAAAGGTTTCGCCGAGGAAAATTTGACCGTTGGGTTCGATCGCCAACGTCGTTAAACCGCGATCGCACAAGACTTTTTCGCAAGCGGACAACAACAGCGAGGTAAAGTAACCGCGATCTTCTGCTAAACTGATGCGAAACAAACGACAGGGACGTTGAAGGGCAATGGTGAGTTTATTTTCAACTTTGCGAATTCGTAAGTTGTCGTCAATTCCTAAGTCGAATAAGTCCGCCGCCACCACCATCGCCGACCAGCGATCGATTTCGGGATCTTCGGGTAAAAATC from Oxynema aestuarii AP17 harbors:
- the cas4 gene encoding CRISPR-associated protein Cas4 translates to MTEMLTEVAIASLNHFTYCPHRCWRMFCAGEFVENAYTVEGSTLHDRVHTLGEGFREDTWQVRSIWLKSQKYGLVGKADLVESKAGEIYPVEYKRGRKNPWENDALQVCGQALCLEELTGRSIPTGYVYSLQSHQRQDIVLDDKLRRETIATIESVRQMLQTGEMPPALYYTTSCRGCSLYGGCLPQAASKVERYQEIG
- the cas6 gene encoding CRISPR-associated endoribonuclease Cas6, which encodes MPHSLVFNFLPENPIYPEYATGRHLHALFLTAVNAVDSQLATHLHETKTEKAFALSPLQVVRHPRRNQRASVPPILQFQHRYPIQPETPCWWRVSLLDDSLFRKLSHLWLNLNSGQPWHLGAANLHVTSILGTPQSTQPWANAASYAELYENASDRNRRISFQFSTPVAFRQQKYDTALPSPESVFKSLLNSWKKYSTIELPEFSTESIFPCFFKLNTEIAEFEFRKKGKSGKFIGAVGSIDYRILGDVSTATIQTLNTLADYALYSGIGRKTTMGMGMARKMDR
- the cas3 gene encoding type I-D CRISPR-associated helicase Cas3', with protein sequence MNNLHITLEPAQIAACTETDLPDALKKVFGGKALQHQVDVYNAAKDHDLILDLSATGTGKTKAGFSVVLENPTRNVVYVAPTNALVEQQTIAAEKFVKAAGLPHVVKAASAKHVNSWPNDRVGRRAGEKIYNVLQDPSTLFPECGGGRPVLLVTNPDIFYYAAFFQYNRRDRSNIASIFYKSFATVIFDEFHLYDAKQLVSLLFYLAVSHVFGYFQNNRKVVLLTATPEPACEEALKTLETDGVRVALIDGNGKTGHLIPSQTAVNLEVRSYPEKDEIIREIVGEVCDRIQNRPDDNGAVILDSKDTLNAISTELRDRGYEHYCGRITGDTPKEDRPKAAQKQVILATSTVDVGFNFEREIERDRQNLDWLIFSSRDRFSFWQRIGRVGRVLGKVKTDISSHAIVYLPQEVWQQGLQNLDGSGGREALQKTLESLECMQRPFLNIYWRSEAFLEIARPLLELETSLINTPGEHLISQLYQTLQSVLGGNRPWKEYRQRMKILQGAENIAKTKIEKIPKDWKYIKGGQNCVKSFLKAYCSEDWEDVKSGRVAIEQLEQEILSQRYYTEKLKHYARILQISYAPLFRFRDSLFENVKIEDPKGFLLDNCGETNLDPLHLLRFYEFVSDGDRILVTERAKQPYNLSFSLNLTNLNIDLDEFANTQLSKLYAFQNCQIQRGIGEMMRSTAIIAELTPPLLPGVIVKEHLNNRWAIFKLKKQGLDCYPITVCDNFGREEKYTFFPSLSGILAIATAGFALKCPDNEEFWCV
- the cas5d gene encoding type I-D CRISPR-associated protein Cas5/Csc1, with amino-acid sequence MPQSELNLSDSPTFTTARLVELWCAEPVFFASRELSDTYYTEGAIGNYALAYALGWARAPYRLTGKDTGRPRYREDLTPLAGQHYILPAWPVENSPSYRFERFNALSDAYWYAMTNNRVATAREDLPLKRTGKKPNTYRPSNFPQTGRLRIIDRGNRFQTLVFGEGELPEYIRVGKFTSKVRVDVGEALPVRQLPADTYRCNTYLNSADLPPDLEPFAFDLIAIPPASLLKNLQFHGEAWQIGNFLIPANLEFLGGNSRE
- the cas7d gene encoding type I-D CRISPR-associated protein Cas7/Csc2, coding for MSIEKLQSFLAPNYENFPKGRTIGVVVLRTTQSETIFRTEGTGEPMCRESVQAGVQNTESILRLVMTKRKQVAPERRRGREFLRNHELLYTAPKSDSPCSLNTNAPCEMCVDCFLYGFAAGGEGAQKSRIWTEDAFSVLPSTELIGDRTINAVFETGTMRDEKGNASTALKTSEYIKPGVHFLDIATLKDVTADELRYALGNLLLTTRYGAVSSRVGRMENQILGVFGGISELPSSLELVQGVYDRLIAENVALEHPLNTNALIEATQSVINTWTNKRGISMQLSSEELDALIEDIDRHWSLDEQETFLKRLDESYQPYRQIKQQSTKKGRKNK
- a CDS encoding CRISPR-associated protein Csc3 gives rise to the protein MARLADLLPGQPKSLDERYFSEIRPKLYQHHGKHAQHGTRRGRSLAEHLDSACQFVLTVSKIAGVPEDKRSQILAATAVHDLNKFDEKGRNVKTLARDRTFLREQLDRAYVADLVKNDADLERVRRLIERHSDHNVSDGMRFLPEDPEIDRWSAMVVAADLFDLGIDDNLRIRKVENKLTIALQRPCRLFRISLAEDRGYFTSLLLSACEKVLCDRGLTTLAIEPNGQIFLGETFPEADIAPDIARHWQKQIDRTFGSNVKQLVKPSKDGIKIDTQAVQQNPDAALDAVDELLVKKASSYKADKVRETIEKYGNDAGEDALTAAAQLGLQPVSNAEEFAISEGLKSLYLSYREAEINPKEAWNRIAEQVGISPEQRTALEPFNPQYGRGLFAAKVVSGGLPTIYEALKESFQLRTTDEVEASQELIDAVRQLLNFPTTKPLPGIQELTAYIDANPRKRCSLGTTSNQIEELISSKMPPETKVQAFSNRLPGGMSAEPKRRGDTLSALAYQLMAVGANFPKSVKQEPVYLHFALPSGSNVELRRIWREFLKKTAQINEDGTVTVDELELYRKNETIFKANKVVGFAFPKRPDFVNSTVTIPVLWGDVNNSVALLKSLRLALELSLSFEMGFPFILSSNLEIKPTWNDFGQVEGIPSSLQPLLGSGQYLRDGHLAEKERQKTLTAEDVLERLRCVGELAISVASLQKKDDCLYDLARATTRPLNLYYVLLRWVLREQDDPNLEAVWRRIREPLHQLLENLMSDEHTRISDYLKQAAKIAETGKLRGSSFRRTAQSEPFSEFIKAVRSKKSHMDWDTVFAALVQQYHTRLDRIREHGVGATKYEQVKQFYEVLKKLFEEVYNSRPERLLTDSKTLEAAYLFFLQEARQELKAKNEESSEVQPEAK